One window from the genome of Deinococcus yavapaiensis KR-236 encodes:
- the cysS gene encoding cysteine--tRNA ligase produces MDIYLYDTKQRQKVKFEPSVPGRVGMYLCGPTVYSEAHLGHGKKEVAFDVIRRFLMHAGYAVRYVSNITDVGHLQGDADEGEDKIARRAALEKLEPMEVADKYFWSFVDDMGKLNVLRPSINPRATGHIPEQIELIEELIERGHAYEVNGSVYFDVRSWPRYGELTGRKLDEQEEGTREDVREEKRDPRDFALWKKAEPSHLMRWDSPWGVGFPGWHIECSAMSLKYLGEDFDIHGGGLDLQFPHHEAEIAQAEAAGHGFARYWMHNNMLTIGGEKMSKSKGNFTTLKELFERVDPMVVRFLLVSSHYRSVTEMNDEAFKSAASGYRRLTDALHEVERHLETAREGRDAVLEGKINANVRDFEAAMSDDFNTPEAVAALFNLTRDVNAALAGDVPKETLEKARAAYRELGGNVLGLFEDAGSERQDDSQLLNTLMDLVLEARQSYRLGKQFQKADELRAKLTEAGVTIEDTSTGTRWKR; encoded by the coding sequence ATGGACATCTACCTGTACGACACGAAGCAACGCCAAAAAGTCAAGTTCGAGCCGTCCGTGCCCGGCCGCGTCGGGATGTACTTGTGCGGTCCGACGGTGTACAGCGAGGCGCACCTCGGGCACGGGAAGAAGGAGGTGGCGTTCGACGTCATCCGGCGCTTTTTGATGCACGCGGGCTACGCGGTGCGGTACGTCAGCAACATCACCGACGTCGGGCACCTTCAAGGCGACGCGGACGAAGGCGAAGACAAGATCGCGCGGCGCGCCGCCCTGGAGAAGCTCGAGCCGATGGAAGTCGCCGACAAGTACTTCTGGAGCTTCGTGGACGACATGGGGAAGCTGAACGTTTTGCGTCCGTCCATCAATCCGCGCGCCACGGGACACATTCCCGAGCAGATCGAGTTGATCGAGGAGCTCATCGAGCGAGGCCACGCGTACGAGGTGAACGGCAGCGTGTACTTCGACGTGCGAAGCTGGCCGAGGTACGGCGAGCTCACGGGCCGCAAGCTCGACGAGCAAGAAGAAGGCACGCGCGAGGACGTGCGCGAGGAGAAGCGCGATCCTCGCGACTTCGCCCTTTGGAAGAAGGCGGAACCCAGCCACCTCATGCGCTGGGACAGTCCGTGGGGCGTCGGATTTCCCGGATGGCACATCGAATGCTCGGCGATGAGCTTGAAGTACCTCGGCGAGGACTTCGACATTCACGGAGGCGGCCTGGATTTGCAGTTTCCGCACCACGAGGCGGAAATCGCGCAGGCGGAAGCGGCGGGACACGGCTTCGCGCGCTACTGGATGCACAACAACATGCTGACGATCGGCGGCGAGAAGATGAGCAAGTCCAAGGGCAACTTCACGACCCTCAAGGAACTGTTCGAGCGCGTCGATCCGATGGTCGTGCGCTTCCTGCTGGTGTCGAGCCACTACCGCTCGGTGACGGAGATGAACGACGAGGCGTTCAAGAGCGCGGCGAGCGGTTACCGTCGTCTCACGGACGCTTTGCACGAAGTCGAGCGCCACTTGGAGACGGCGCGCGAAGGGCGCGACGCGGTGCTGGAGGGCAAGATCAACGCGAACGTGCGCGACTTCGAGGCGGCGATGAGCGACGACTTCAACACGCCCGAGGCCGTCGCGGCCCTGTTCAACCTCACGCGGGACGTCAACGCGGCCCTGGCGGGGGACGTGCCGAAGGAAACGCTGGAAAAGGCGCGCGCCGCTTACCGAGAGCTCGGCGGCAACGTGCTGGGACTGTTCGAAGACGCCGGAAGCGAGCGTCAGGACGATTCGCAGTTGCTGAACACCTTGATGGACCTCGTGCTGGAGGCGCGGCAGAGTTACCGTCTCGGCAAGCAGTTCCAGAAGGCGGACGAGTTGCGCGCGAAGCTCACCGAGGCGGGCGTGACGATCGAGGACACCTCGACGGGCACACGGTGGAAGCGCTGA
- a CDS encoding YbaB/EbfC family nucleoid-associated protein, giving the protein MDMKKLMKQMQQAQVAAAKIQEDLAKQTVTGTASGMVTVTMNGQGKVQSIRIDPQAVDPEDVEALEDLLLVAIQDASNQADELQQRETQRSLGMFGGML; this is encoded by the coding sequence ATGGACATGAAGAAGCTCATGAAGCAGATGCAGCAGGCGCAAGTCGCCGCCGCGAAAATCCAAGAAGACCTCGCCAAGCAGACGGTGACGGGCACGGCGAGCGGCATGGTCACGGTCACGATGAACGGGCAGGGCAAGGTGCAAAGCATCCGAATCGATCCGCAAGCGGTCGACCCCGAGGACGTCGAAGCGCTGGAGGACTTGCTGCTGGTCGCGATTCAGGACGCCTCGAACCAGGCGGACGAGTTGCAGCAGCGAGAGACGCAGCGCAGCCTCGGCATGTTCGGCGGCATGCTTTGA
- a CDS encoding M36 family metallopeptidase translates to MNNSKRPLGLVLLCFSLLAACGQTPSSPSHATLGALGKTPTGLSSATGSVFLPNPLQTTGNQALTDQDDADAAVPTSAYYQVALTNLDGSGYLRGDFANVLSETGDPAYAPNGAFSYTRHDDRFEQVMAYFWITEAQKYLQSLGFGSGELPAVNKESQDVRINQWGQDNSFSWDKHDVIKLGKGGVDDGEDAEVIVHEYGHAVHDAQVAGFGSSLEAGSIGEAFGDYLAVTVTTAVAQKYGAPIKTDLPCVADWDATSYTSKVPHCLRRIDKNKTVADMVGEVHADGEIWSRALWDIRVGLGARVADRVIVNAQFGFAPDTSFAAAAQQTVNTAALMYGPNAAKVVKAAFAARGILAP, encoded by the coding sequence ATGAACAATTCGAAGCGTCCGTTGGGGCTGGTCCTCTTGTGTTTCTCGCTGCTCGCCGCGTGCGGTCAAACACCTTCTTCGCCGTCGCATGCGACGCTCGGCGCTCTTGGCAAGACGCCGACGGGCCTCTCGTCGGCGACGGGCAGCGTCTTCTTGCCGAATCCGTTGCAGACGACGGGGAATCAGGCCCTCACCGATCAAGACGACGCGGACGCCGCCGTGCCGACGAGCGCGTACTACCAAGTGGCATTGACGAACCTCGACGGCAGCGGATACCTGCGCGGCGACTTCGCCAACGTCTTGAGCGAGACGGGCGATCCCGCGTACGCGCCCAACGGAGCTTTCTCGTACACGCGGCACGACGACCGCTTCGAGCAAGTCATGGCCTACTTCTGGATCACCGAGGCGCAAAAGTACCTGCAAAGCCTCGGGTTCGGCTCGGGCGAGTTGCCGGCGGTGAACAAGGAATCGCAAGACGTCCGCATCAACCAGTGGGGCCAGGACAACTCGTTCTCGTGGGACAAGCACGACGTCATCAAGCTCGGCAAAGGCGGCGTGGACGACGGCGAGGACGCCGAGGTCATCGTGCACGAGTACGGGCACGCGGTGCACGACGCGCAAGTCGCCGGCTTCGGCAGCTCATTGGAAGCGGGGTCGATCGGCGAGGCGTTCGGCGATTACCTCGCCGTGACCGTGACGACGGCCGTCGCGCAGAAGTACGGCGCGCCGATCAAGACGGACTTGCCGTGCGTCGCGGATTGGGACGCCACGTCGTACACGAGCAAGGTGCCGCACTGCCTGCGGCGCATCGACAAGAACAAGACGGTCGCCGACATGGTCGGCGAAGTGCACGCGGACGGCGAAATCTGGTCGCGCGCTTTATGGGACATTCGCGTGGGTCTCGGCGCCCGCGTCGCCGACCGCGTCATCGTGAACGCGCAGTTCGGCTTCGCGCCCGACACGAGCTTCGCCGCCGCCGCGCAACAGACGGTGAACACGGCGGCTCTCATGTACGGCCCGAACGCCGCGAAGGTGGTCAAGGCGGCGTTCGCAGCGCGAGGCATCCTCGCGCCTTGA
- a CDS encoding roadblock/LC7 domain-containing protein, translating into MKLRSLLTAPGVRAAALVGRDGLALEAYGEEGDHLAAELAALRAGMERASRRLNGGPLTRLAFTSERFEIVAVAVGEFTAAVAVTRGQDTRPAQMELARVAVELQGRLPGRKE; encoded by the coding sequence GTGAAGCTGCGCTCTCTTCTCACGGCCCCGGGCGTGCGCGCGGCGGCCCTCGTCGGCCGAGACGGCCTCGCGCTCGAAGCGTACGGCGAGGAAGGCGATCATCTCGCGGCGGAACTCGCCGCGCTTCGCGCGGGCATGGAGCGCGCGTCGCGTCGCCTCAACGGCGGGCCCCTCACGCGCTTGGCGTTCACGTCCGAGCGGTTCGAGATCGTGGCGGTCGCCGTGGGTGAGTTCACGGCGGCGGTCGCCGTGACGCGCGGTCAGGACACGCGGCCCGCGCAGATGGAACTCGCGCGCGTCGCCGTCGAGTTGCAAGGCCGCTTGCCGGGCAGGAAGGAGTAA
- the recR gene encoding recombination mediator RecR, with protein sequence MKYPPSLINLIRELSRLPGVGPKSAQRLAYHLFEQPREDIERLASAILEAKRDLTMCQECFNITDQELCDVCTDASRDRSQICVVEEPGDVNAIERSGEYRGLYHVLHGNINPMHGVSAEKLYIKPLLARLQKDGERPESFEVILATSTTVEGEATSMYLQRLVEPLGVTVSRIAYGLPVGGALEYADEVTLGRALAGRRRVTS encoded by the coding sequence TTGAAGTACCCGCCGAGCCTCATCAACTTGATTCGTGAGTTGTCGCGCTTGCCGGGAGTCGGACCGAAGTCGGCCCAGCGGCTCGCGTACCACCTGTTCGAACAGCCGCGCGAGGACATCGAGCGGCTCGCGTCGGCGATCTTGGAGGCCAAGCGCGATCTCACGATGTGCCAGGAGTGCTTCAACATCACCGATCAAGAGTTGTGTGACGTGTGCACCGACGCTTCGCGTGACCGTTCGCAGATTTGCGTCGTGGAAGAGCCCGGGGACGTGAACGCCATCGAGCGCAGCGGCGAGTACCGCGGGCTGTACCACGTTCTGCACGGCAACATCAATCCAATGCACGGCGTGAGCGCCGAGAAGCTGTACATCAAGCCGTTGCTGGCCCGGTTGCAAAAGGACGGGGAACGGCCCGAGAGCTTCGAGGTGATCTTGGCGACGTCCACGACGGTGGAAGGCGAAGCGACGAGCATGTATCTGCAGCGCCTCGTGGAGCCGCTCGGTGTGACGGTGTCGCGCATCGCGTACGGTCTGCCCGTCGGAGGCGCCTTGGAGTACGCCGACGAGGTCACGCTGGGCCGAGCCCTCGCGGGACGGCGCCGCGTCACGAGCTAA
- a CDS encoding methylmalonyl-CoA mutase family protein, protein MKTKNQWMTSVYAPATSKLPERKYNFKNLSDMDPEPIYTRDDLDDFDAARDLGHPGEYPYTRGVQTTMYRGKLWTMRMFAGFGSAEQTNERFHALLRAGQTGLSTAFDLPTLMGYDADHPFSKGEVGKCGVAVSCLADMEVLFQGIDPEAVTTSMTINSPANAIWAMYIANAQKQGKDLSKVGGTIQNDILKEFIAQKEYIYPPAPSVKLVIDTFEWGPRNLPKWNFISVSGYHIREAGATGVQELAFTLADGFHYVEKALERGLDIDEFAPRISFFWDIHNDFFEEIAKLRAARRIWARQMKERYGAKNSKSLMLRAHAQTAGVSLPAQQPLNNIARVAIQALAAVLGGTNSLHTDSYDEALALPTEEAATIALRTQQIIAYETGVAGVIDPLAGSYYIEKLTNDIEAAALGYIEQIRALGGVEKCIDLGFFASEIGEAAYRYQREVDTKDRLIVGVNEFTDERPLEVPIQLIDPEVERVQAERLARVRRERDPRRASDALEALRSAAVQGLNTMPAFLECAHAYCTLGEQMDTLRKVYGEYVEPVTV, encoded by the coding sequence ATGAAGACGAAGAATCAGTGGATGACGAGCGTGTACGCGCCCGCGACGAGCAAGCTCCCCGAGCGCAAGTACAACTTCAAGAACCTCTCGGACATGGACCCCGAGCCGATCTACACCCGAGACGACCTCGACGACTTCGACGCGGCGCGCGACCTCGGCCACCCTGGCGAATACCCGTACACGCGCGGCGTCCAGACCACGATGTACCGCGGAAAGCTGTGGACGATGCGGATGTTCGCGGGCTTCGGCAGCGCCGAGCAGACGAACGAGCGCTTCCACGCCTTGCTGCGCGCGGGTCAAACCGGCCTCTCCACTGCCTTCGACTTGCCGACCCTCATGGGCTACGACGCCGACCATCCGTTCAGCAAAGGCGAAGTCGGCAAGTGTGGCGTCGCCGTCTCCTGCCTCGCCGACATGGAAGTCTTGTTCCAAGGCATCGATCCCGAGGCGGTCACGACGTCCATGACGATCAACTCGCCCGCCAACGCGATTTGGGCGATGTACATCGCCAACGCCCAAAAGCAGGGCAAGGATCTCTCGAAGGTCGGCGGAACGATCCAAAACGACATCCTCAAAGAGTTCATCGCGCAAAAGGAATACATCTACCCGCCGGCGCCGTCGGTGAAGCTCGTGATCGACACCTTCGAATGGGGTCCTCGGAACTTGCCGAAGTGGAACTTCATTTCGGTGTCGGGCTATCACATTCGGGAAGCGGGCGCGACGGGCGTGCAAGAGCTCGCGTTCACGCTCGCCGACGGCTTCCACTACGTCGAAAAGGCGTTGGAGCGCGGCCTCGACATCGACGAGTTCGCGCCGCGCATCTCGTTCTTCTGGGACATCCACAACGACTTTTTCGAGGAAATCGCCAAGCTTCGCGCCGCCCGCCGTATCTGGGCTCGGCAGATGAAAGAGCGTTACGGCGCGAAGAATTCCAAGAGCCTCATGCTGCGCGCCCACGCGCAAACGGCGGGCGTGAGCCTTCCGGCTCAGCAACCCCTCAACAACATCGCCCGCGTCGCGATTCAGGCGCTCGCAGCCGTCTTGGGCGGCACGAACTCGTTGCACACCGACTCGTACGACGAGGCCCTCGCCTTGCCGACCGAGGAGGCCGCCACGATCGCGTTGCGCACCCAGCAGATCATCGCGTACGAAACGGGCGTCGCGGGCGTGATCGATCCTTTGGCGGGCTCGTACTACATCGAGAAGCTCACGAACGACATCGAGGCGGCCGCGTTGGGCTACATCGAGCAGATTCGCGCGCTCGGCGGCGTCGAGAAGTGCATCGACCTCGGCTTCTTCGCGAGCGAGATCGGCGAAGCCGCCTACCGCTATCAACGCGAGGTGGACACGAAAGATCGCCTGATCGTGGGCGTCAACGAGTTCACGGACGAGCGCCCCCTGGAAGTGCCGATTCAACTCATCGACCCCGAGGTGGAGCGCGTGCAAGCCGAGCGCCTCGCGCGCGTTCGGCGCGAACGCGATCCGAGGCGTGCGTCCGACGCCCTCGAAGCGTTGCGAAGCGCCGCCGTGCAAGGCCTCAACACCATGCCTGCCTTCTTGGAGTGCGCGCACGCGTACTGCACGCTCGGCGAGCAGATGGACACGTTGCGCAAAGTCTACGGCGAGTACGTCGAACCCGTCACGGTGTGA
- a CDS encoding roadblock/LC7 domain-containing protein, producing MLEGILSVKGVRKAALFDPNGVMLERVGGPSTPEIVMMGREVADHFKSVLGGGELKDMVLDFEDGPVLLTAIGDRVLLTAFDDVANLGRLRFGLKKIVASLR from the coding sequence GTGCTGGAAGGCATTCTGAGCGTGAAGGGCGTGCGCAAGGCCGCGCTGTTCGACCCGAACGGCGTGATGCTGGAGCGCGTGGGCGGTCCGTCCACACCGGAAATCGTCATGATGGGGCGCGAAGTCGCCGATCACTTCAAGTCCGTCCTCGGCGGTGGAGAGCTCAAGGACATGGTGCTGGACTTCGAGGACGGCCCGGTCCTGCTGACGGCGATCGGCGACCGTGTGCTGCTGACGGCGTTCGACGACGTCGCCAACCTCGGTCGGCTGCGCTTCGGATTGAAGAAGATCGTCGCGTCGCTGCGCTGA
- a CDS encoding NUDIX hydrolase, whose translation MDTLMLPPRAATVGLAVDVAAFAMHEGELQVLLVKRGTRPHQQVWALPGGFVQEGEELHEAALRELRDETTLTLEPRHLEQFYTFGAPNRDPRGRVVSVAHLAVLPHGHAHLREERSINGARWFPAHQPPLLAFDHAEILERAIKRLQTRLEYQGLALEFLPDTFTLPELQEVHEAILSRKLDKRNFRKRLLSQGLLAASGERRSGVGRPAQLYRRARTTRRRVSAEP comes from the coding sequence ATGGATACACTAATGCTGCCGCCACGGGCCGCCACGGTCGGCCTCGCGGTGGACGTGGCGGCCTTCGCGATGCACGAAGGCGAACTGCAAGTGCTGCTCGTCAAGCGCGGCACGCGGCCACATCAGCAAGTGTGGGCCTTGCCGGGCGGCTTCGTGCAAGAAGGCGAGGAGCTTCACGAAGCCGCCTTGCGCGAGTTGCGCGACGAAACCACCTTGACGCTCGAGCCACGCCATCTGGAGCAGTTCTATACTTTCGGCGCCCCGAACCGCGATCCGCGCGGACGCGTCGTGAGCGTCGCGCACCTCGCCGTCTTGCCGCACGGCCACGCCCACTTGCGCGAAGAGCGCAGCATCAACGGCGCCCGCTGGTTTCCCGCACACCAACCGCCCCTCTTGGCGTTCGATCACGCCGAGATTCTCGAGCGGGCGATCAAGCGGCTTCAAACCCGCTTGGAGTACCAGGGGCTCGCGCTGGAGTTCCTGCCCGACACCTTCACCTTGCCGGAATTGCAGGAAGTGCACGAGGCGATCTTGTCGCGTAAGCTCGACAAGCGGAACTTTCGCAAGCGTCTCTTGTCGCAAGGCTTGCTCGCCGCGTCGGGCGAGCGTCGCAGCGGCGTCGGGCGGCCCGCGCAGCTTTACCGTCGGGCGCGGACGACCCGTCGGCGCGTGAGCGCCGAGCCGTGA
- a CDS encoding peroxiredoxin yields the protein MLNVEDTVPTESLSFVPELASRTWRVLFFFPRAATTHCQMQARRFESLNPDFQALGVQIVGASSDTRPQHSSFRDLCRVTYPLVADPSGELGRAFGVLEDEVVDGENNLRAKRVTFVLSPDHRVVKRYDDVDPDAHASIVLEDLQSLLRSPPR from the coding sequence ATGTTGAATGTCGAAGACACGGTGCCGACCGAGTCGCTGTCGTTCGTGCCCGAACTCGCGTCGCGCACGTGGCGCGTCTTGTTCTTCTTTCCTCGCGCGGCCACCACGCATTGCCAAATGCAAGCGCGGCGCTTCGAATCCTTGAATCCCGACTTTCAAGCGCTCGGCGTGCAAATCGTCGGGGCGAGCAGCGACACTCGACCGCAGCACTCGTCGTTTCGCGATTTGTGCCGCGTGACGTACCCGCTCGTGGCCGATCCTTCCGGCGAGCTGGGACGCGCGTTCGGAGTGCTGGAGGACGAGGTGGTGGACGGCGAGAACAACTTGCGGGCCAAACGCGTCACGTTCGTGCTTTCCCCGGACCATCGCGTCGTCAAACGGTACGACGACGTAGACCCGGACGCGCACGCGAGCATCGTGCTGGAAGACCTGCAGTCGTTGCTTCGGTCTCCGCCGCGGTGA
- a CDS encoding acyl-CoA dehydrogenase family protein: MTTSVPRFLWLERAERLARVFANAASQADATGELARGAVLELKRSGHTAFTIPAAYGGDGAALAEFAVAQELLGSGDASLALIAAMHAHLMGSARDTWPSDLLARVARRSVEDGWLGNAVASEPELGSPSRGGLPATSAAPTHGGWKITGRKTWGTGAEALDFLVVSAATPSGDVRRFVVPTSSDGVRVDPTWRGALSLRASGSHDIVFEQVFVPHKNVIPSKNSPSSSAWFWTAVAATYLGVGVGAVDALIAYAKQRVPTALGEPIATLPKVQEAVGRATLELGAARTFLHDVARRWDASEDSQEKASLVPSFAAAKSLATNAAVSATDIALRAAGGAALTPALPLERFFRDARAGLTHPPSDDLALTLLGKQRLGL; encoded by the coding sequence GTGACGACCTCCGTTCCTCGCTTTTTGTGGCTCGAGCGCGCCGAGCGGCTCGCGCGCGTGTTCGCGAACGCGGCCTCGCAAGCCGACGCGACCGGCGAACTCGCCCGAGGCGCCGTGTTGGAGCTCAAGCGCAGCGGGCACACCGCCTTCACCATCCCCGCCGCCTACGGCGGCGACGGCGCGGCCCTCGCGGAGTTCGCGGTCGCTCAAGAACTCCTCGGCAGCGGCGACGCCAGCCTCGCGTTGATCGCGGCGATGCACGCGCACCTCATGGGAAGCGCACGTGACACGTGGCCGTCCGATTTGCTCGCCCGCGTCGCGCGCCGCAGCGTGGAAGACGGTTGGCTCGGCAACGCCGTCGCGTCCGAGCCGGAGCTCGGCAGTCCGTCACGCGGCGGGCTGCCCGCCACGAGCGCCGCGCCGACGCACGGCGGCTGGAAGATCACGGGCCGCAAGACGTGGGGAACGGGCGCCGAAGCCCTCGACTTCCTCGTCGTGAGCGCCGCCACGCCCAGCGGGGACGTGCGGCGCTTCGTCGTGCCGACGTCCTCCGACGGCGTGCGCGTCGACCCGACGTGGCGCGGCGCCTTGTCTCTTCGCGCGAGCGGTTCTCACGACATCGTCTTCGAGCAGGTCTTCGTTCCGCACAAGAACGTGATTCCCTCCAAGAACTCGCCCTCGTCGAGCGCGTGGTTCTGGACGGCCGTCGCCGCGACGTACCTCGGGGTGGGAGTCGGCGCGGTGGACGCCCTGATCGCCTACGCGAAGCAGCGCGTTCCGACGGCCCTCGGCGAGCCCATCGCGACCTTGCCGAAGGTGCAAGAGGCGGTGGGACGCGCGACGCTCGAACTCGGCGCGGCGCGCACGTTTCTGCACGACGTCGCGCGACGCTGGGACGCCAGCGAGGACTCCCAGGAAAAGGCGAGTCTCGTGCCGTCTTTCGCCGCCGCCAAGAGCCTCGCGACGAACGCCGCCGTGAGCGCCACGGACATCGCGCTTCGAGCGGCGGGCGGCGCGGCCCTCACGCCCGCCTTGCCGCTCGAACGCTTCTTCCGTGACGCTCGCGCGGGCCTCACGCACCCGCCGAGCGACGACCTCGCCTTGACGCTGCTCGGCAAGCAACGCCTGGGGTTATGA
- a CDS encoding CHAD domain-containing protein, whose translation MSKRHKELERLWPDLVKGDEKAIHEVRKLSRKVGAELRAAGAPNKVRRAWRDLRRAIASVRDRDAVVPHLVEGLRALGASEEDVRSFGTAWKAKREEAFRSVTLPEPPPEFKVDVDLAKRARKKLPGDLDKVREDAVHVLVSDDADTWHEWRKDLKRLRHTLELVAEPPRSMLDLLQALGRLQDAEVTKALLSEFDGLPGYKEALLRREDEAASESKRAAREAWATLEDDLAQFD comes from the coding sequence ATGTCGAAGCGGCACAAGGAGCTGGAACGGCTGTGGCCGGACCTCGTGAAGGGCGACGAGAAAGCAATTCACGAGGTCCGCAAGCTGTCACGCAAAGTCGGCGCGGAGCTTCGCGCGGCGGGAGCGCCGAACAAGGTGCGCCGCGCGTGGCGCGATTTGCGCCGCGCGATCGCCTCGGTACGAGACCGCGACGCCGTGGTGCCGCACCTAGTGGAGGGCTTGCGGGCGCTCGGCGCGAGCGAGGAGGACGTGCGGTCGTTCGGAACGGCGTGGAAAGCCAAACGCGAGGAAGCCTTTCGATCGGTGACGTTGCCCGAACCGCCGCCGGAGTTCAAGGTCGACGTGGACCTCGCGAAGCGGGCGCGCAAGAAGTTGCCGGGCGACTTGGACAAGGTGCGAGAAGACGCCGTGCACGTCCTCGTGTCGGATGACGCCGACACGTGGCACGAGTGGCGCAAGGACCTCAAGAGGTTGAGGCACACGCTGGAACTCGTGGCCGAGCCGCCACGGTCCATGCTGGACTTGCTTCAAGCCCTGGGCCGCTTGCAAGACGCCGAGGTGACGAAGGCGTTGCTGAGTGAATTCGATGGCTTGCCCGGTTACAAGGAAGCGCTGCTGCGCCGGGAGGACGAGGCGGCGAGCGAAAGCAAGCGGGCCGCCCGCGAAGCGTGGGCGACCTTGGAAGACGATTTGGCGCAGTTCGATTGA
- a CDS encoding roadblock/LC7 domain-containing protein — translation MLDEHLSQLVADVDGAWGAAIGGYDGLLIEGYGSNGSMDLSLLVAEHAGLLRAAFTAYESTLTGGKVREFYVRGDFLSAYSLPIGEELFLMVLLENKSNLGQARLYGLDAAKKLKELL, via the coding sequence GTGCTCGACGAACATCTTTCCCAACTCGTCGCTGACGTCGATGGCGCCTGGGGTGCGGCGATCGGCGGTTACGACGGCCTTCTGATCGAGGGCTACGGCAGCAACGGCAGCATGGACCTGAGCCTTCTCGTGGCCGAGCACGCGGGCCTTTTGCGGGCGGCGTTCACCGCCTACGAATCTACCCTCACGGGCGGCAAGGTTCGCGAGTTCTACGTGCGGGGCGACTTTCTGAGCGCCTACAGCCTGCCCATCGGCGAGGAGCTTTTCTTGATGGTCCTGCTGGAAAACAAATCCAACCTCGGTCAGGCTCGCTTGTACGGGCTGGACGCCGCCAAGAAACTCAAGGAGTTGCTGTGA
- a CDS encoding GTP pyrophosphokinase has protein sequence MESSILAAYRERLGQYEALKAEAIAVLSMLLAGAGLNIHHVTGRVKKYSSLAEKIHRKPGRYTSVEDVTDIVAVRVITYFQSDVNVVARELERAFVIDWDKSVNKSQLHDPDRFGYMGVHYVVRFPPELLARPELAPFANIGFEVQIRSILQHAWAEIEHDLGYKSTEAVPRDIRRRFYRLAGLFEMADEEFMAIRALKESYARTLPTRLAANPDDVFLDAQSVRHLVMEGVVADFDERIAYDLGVKVDRRVPDDERLLRLTAALGRVGVKTAGQLLRELERREREVLRFAAALMPLVPEAWSPAVGLRPGVSLVHLALWKSCQGEDCQAEEIVDLLDLRTELGSAERLSSLVEQVFATLGHDRPAAD, from the coding sequence ATGGAATCCAGCATTCTCGCCGCGTATCGTGAGCGGCTCGGGCAATACGAAGCGCTCAAGGCGGAAGCGATCGCGGTGCTGTCGATGCTGCTCGCGGGCGCGGGCCTCAACATCCATCACGTCACGGGCCGCGTCAAGAAGTACTCGAGCCTCGCGGAGAAGATTCACCGCAAGCCGGGGCGGTACACGAGCGTCGAAGACGTCACGGACATCGTCGCCGTGCGCGTCATCACGTACTTTCAGAGCGACGTGAACGTCGTGGCGCGCGAACTCGAACGCGCCTTCGTCATCGACTGGGACAAGAGCGTCAACAAGTCGCAGCTTCACGACCCCGACCGTTTCGGCTATATGGGCGTGCACTACGTGGTGCGCTTTCCACCGGAATTGCTCGCGCGGCCCGAACTCGCGCCGTTCGCGAACATCGGCTTCGAAGTGCAGATTCGCTCCATCTTGCAGCACGCCTGGGCGGAAATCGAGCACGACCTCGGCTACAAAAGCACCGAGGCCGTGCCGCGCGACATCCGCCGTCGCTTCTACCGCCTCGCCGGGCTTTTCGAAATGGCCGACGAGGAGTTCATGGCGATTCGCGCGCTCAAGGAAAGCTACGCGAGGACCCTCCCGACGCGCCTCGCGGCGAATCCCGACGACGTCTTTCTCGACGCGCAGTCCGTGCGGCACCTCGTCATGGAAGGCGTCGTCGCCGATTTCGACGAGCGCATCGCGTACGACCTCGGCGTGAAAGTCGATCGTCGCGTTCCCGACGACGAGCGCTTGCTGCGCCTCACGGCCGCGCTGGGGCGCGTCGGCGTCAAGACGGCGGGGCAACTGCTGCGCGAACTGGAGCGGCGCGAACGAGAGGTGTTGCGCTTCGCGGCAGCCCTCATGCCGCTCGTGCCCGAAGCGTGGTCACCCGCCGTGGGCCTGCGGCCCGGCGTGAGCCTCGTGCATCTCGCGCTGTGGAAAAGCTGCCAGGGAGAAGACTGCCAAGCCGAGGAGATCGTGGACCTCCTCGACTTGCGTACGGAACTTGGCAGTGCAGAACGCCTCTCGAGTCTCGTCGAGCAGGTGTTCGCCACCCTCGGTCACGACCGACCGGCGGCGGACTGA